The following are encoded in a window of Rhizobium sp. WYJ-E13 genomic DNA:
- a CDS encoding ornithine cyclodeaminase family protein produces the protein MIVLDEQQTRSALPWAELIDAIEAMFRSTCVMPVRHHHDMEVPGEENATLLLMPAWLPGQYAGIKTVSVFPGNVRRSLPAIFGSYLLSSAATGQMLAVIEGGELTARRTAATSALASRCLSRANSEEMLVCGTGRLSLNLMQAHGIVRPIRRYHVWGRNSEAAEKVAEEARALGLRAEAVSNIEAAVKTADIISCATLSSEPLIRGEWLKPGAHLDLVGAFKPSMRESDDDAVRRSAVYVDTRAGALSEGGDIVQPLKSGVLKADDIRGELAELISGSSGGRKDDKEITLFKSVGAALEDLAAAILAYEMVTGRK, from the coding sequence ATGATTGTACTCGATGAACAACAGACACGATCCGCGCTGCCTTGGGCGGAGCTTATCGACGCCATCGAGGCAATGTTTCGAAGCACCTGCGTCATGCCCGTTCGCCATCATCACGATATGGAGGTGCCCGGGGAAGAGAATGCCACTCTTCTGCTGATGCCGGCATGGCTTCCCGGGCAATATGCAGGCATCAAGACTGTTTCCGTCTTTCCCGGCAATGTTCGCCGAAGCCTTCCAGCGATATTTGGAAGCTATCTGCTTTCCTCTGCAGCAACCGGCCAGATGCTGGCGGTAATCGAGGGCGGAGAACTGACGGCTCGACGGACCGCAGCGACTTCCGCTTTGGCGTCTCGTTGTCTCTCGCGAGCGAATTCGGAGGAAATGCTGGTCTGCGGTACCGGCCGACTTTCACTCAACCTCATGCAGGCACACGGGATAGTCAGACCGATCCGGCGCTACCATGTCTGGGGACGTAATAGCGAGGCGGCGGAGAAGGTGGCTGAGGAAGCGCGAGCACTTGGGCTGCGGGCGGAGGCTGTGAGCAATATTGAAGCAGCGGTGAAAACGGCCGATATCATTTCCTGTGCGACGCTCTCCAGCGAGCCGCTTATTCGTGGCGAGTGGCTTAAGCCCGGGGCCCATCTCGACCTTGTCGGCGCTTTCAAACCCAGCATGCGCGAGAGCGATGATGATGCCGTGCGTCGCTCCGCCGTATATGTAGATACGAGAGCCGGCGCGCTCAGCGAAGGCGGCGACATCGTCCAACCGCTGAAGAGCGGGGTATTGAAAGCAGACGATATACGCGGCGAGCTTGCAGAACTGATCTCCGGCAGCAGCGGTGGACGGAAGGACGATAAGGAAATTACGCTCTTCAAATCCGTTGGTGCAGCGCTCGAGGATCTGGCCGCCGCCATCCTTGCCTATGAAATGGTAACGGGCCGAAAGTGA
- the hrpB gene encoding ATP-dependent helicase HrpB: MKTKTSLPELPVSHVLPDISAALCKDKRAVLSAPPGAGKTTLVPLHLLDQAWRGDGKIILLEPRRLAARAAAHRMASLLGEQVGETVGYRMRLDNKISARTRIEVVTEGVFARMILDDPELSGVSTVIFDEFHERSLDADFGLALALDVQSALREDLRILVMSATLDIERVTILLDHPPVIESTGRSFPIEIRYQDRPGGERIEDAMVRAIVGFHASESGSILAFLPGQAEITRTAERLQGRFGPETLIAPLYGNLGQKEQDAAIRPAAPGTRKIVLATSIAESSITIDGVRIVIDSGLQRLPVFEASTGITRLETVRVSRASAEQRAGRAGRTEPGIAIRLWHQGQTAALPAFTPPQILSSDLSGLVLDLAHWGVQDTKLLAFVDQPPETTIKEARALLVQLGALDKDGALTARGKVMRDLALPPRLAAMVVSAGESGHAKDAALISVLLTEQGLGGTSIDLEERLRRFKGEKGERAEASRRLAGRLSEGFNKISSAEPALAGRLLLHAFPDRVALQRGARGRYVMANGRGAELAETERLAGSQMLVIADLTGRAAQGRILAAADISRADIEVELPGEIRTDDQTFFDGQSRQVRARRATRLGAIVFEEAPLPRPSGEAVVRALAQGLQELGLDQLPFSKEALQLRERIGFLHRTIGEPWPDMSDEALLDHMEDWFIPFQTDARGLSDISVSGLANGLMALVPRDLQRDLARLAPTHFEAPTGQRHPIQYDGEEPTLTIRVQELFGLKLHPAVAGGRLPLLLELTSPAHRPIQTTRDLPGFWAGSWKDVRADMRGRYPRHPWPEKPDEAAPTTRAKPRGT; the protein is encoded by the coding sequence GTGAAGACCAAGACTTCTTTGCCGGAGCTTCCGGTTTCGCATGTGCTGCCCGATATCAGCGCGGCGCTTTGCAAGGATAAGCGGGCGGTGCTTTCGGCTCCTCCGGGCGCCGGCAAAACGACGCTCGTACCGCTTCATCTGCTTGACCAGGCCTGGCGCGGCGACGGGAAAATCATCCTGCTGGAACCCCGCCGGCTGGCGGCGCGCGCCGCGGCACACCGGATGGCGTCCCTGCTGGGCGAGCAGGTGGGCGAAACGGTCGGTTACCGCATGCGCCTGGACAACAAGATATCGGCGAGGACGCGGATCGAAGTTGTTACAGAAGGCGTCTTCGCTCGTATGATTCTCGATGATCCCGAACTTTCCGGCGTCTCGACTGTGATCTTTGACGAATTTCACGAGCGGTCGCTGGATGCCGATTTCGGTCTTGCGCTGGCGCTCGACGTTCAATCGGCGCTTCGGGAGGATCTTCGCATCCTTGTGATGTCGGCAACGCTCGATATCGAGCGGGTCACCATCCTGCTCGATCATCCGCCTGTTATCGAAAGCACGGGGCGAAGCTTTCCGATCGAGATTCGCTATCAGGACCGGCCGGGCGGCGAGCGAATCGAAGATGCGATGGTGCGGGCGATCGTCGGTTTTCATGCAAGCGAATCCGGATCGATTCTTGCTTTCCTTCCTGGTCAGGCGGAGATCACCCGGACGGCAGAGCGGCTTCAGGGACGATTCGGCCCCGAGACGCTAATTGCGCCGCTCTACGGCAATCTCGGGCAGAAAGAGCAAGATGCGGCGATCCGTCCCGCAGCACCAGGTACGCGCAAAATCGTGCTTGCGACCTCGATTGCCGAAAGCTCAATTACCATCGACGGTGTGCGGATCGTGATCGACAGCGGTTTGCAGCGGCTGCCTGTCTTCGAGGCATCGACAGGCATCACCCGGCTGGAAACCGTGCGGGTGTCTCGGGCTTCGGCCGAGCAGCGCGCCGGCCGCGCCGGAAGAACAGAGCCGGGCATCGCCATCCGCCTATGGCATCAGGGGCAGACGGCGGCACTTCCGGCGTTCACGCCACCACAGATCCTTTCGAGCGACCTTTCCGGTCTCGTGCTCGATCTTGCCCATTGGGGCGTCCAGGACACAAAATTGCTCGCCTTTGTCGATCAGCCGCCGGAAACGACGATCAAGGAAGCCCGTGCGCTGTTGGTACAGCTCGGAGCGCTGGACAAGGACGGCGCGTTGACGGCGCGCGGAAAGGTGATGCGCGACCTCGCCCTGCCGCCGCGGCTGGCCGCCATGGTGGTTTCCGCTGGTGAATCAGGTCATGCCAAGGATGCGGCGCTGATCTCCGTGCTACTGACCGAGCAAGGGCTCGGCGGCACCAGTATCGATCTGGAAGAGCGTCTCCGACGTTTCAAAGGCGAAAAGGGCGAAAGGGCGGAGGCTTCGAGGCGGCTCGCGGGAAGGCTCTCGGAAGGCTTCAACAAGATTTCGAGTGCTGAACCTGCGCTTGCAGGAAGGCTTCTCCTGCACGCTTTCCCGGATCGGGTCGCACTTCAGCGCGGCGCGCGCGGGCGATATGTCATGGCAAATGGCCGCGGTGCGGAGCTGGCGGAGACCGAGCGGCTGGCTGGCAGCCAGATGCTGGTCATTGCCGACCTGACGGGCCGGGCTGCACAGGGGAGAATTCTGGCGGCAGCGGACATTTCCCGTGCCGACATCGAAGTTGAGCTGCCGGGCGAAATCCGGACGGACGATCAGACCTTTTTCGACGGGCAGAGCCGGCAGGTGCGGGCACGTCGAGCCACAAGGCTCGGCGCGATCGTATTCGAGGAAGCGCCGCTTCCACGACCCTCGGGCGAGGCGGTGGTACGGGCGCTTGCGCAAGGATTGCAGGAACTGGGACTCGATCAGCTTCCCTTTTCCAAGGAGGCCCTGCAGCTTCGGGAGCGGATCGGCTTCCTGCACCGGACGATCGGTGAACCATGGCCCGATATGAGCGACGAAGCACTGCTTGACCACATGGAAGACTGGTTCATCCCTTTCCAGACGGACGCGAGAGGACTTTCGGATATTTCCGTCTCCGGGCTCGCCAACGGGCTGATGGCACTCGTGCCGCGCGACCTGCAGCGCGATCTCGCACGGCTTGCACCAACGCATTTCGAGGCGCCAACGGGGCAACGCCATCCGATCCAGTATGACGGCGAAGAACCGACACTGACGATCAGGGTACAGGAGCTTTTCGGTCTCAAGCTGCATCCGGCGGTCGCCGGCGGACGATTGCCCCTGCTTCTGGAGCTTACTTCTCCGGCCCACAGGCCGATCCAGACGACCCGCGACCTGCCCGGTTTCTGGGCGGGCTCGTGGAAAGATGTGCGCGCGGATATGCGGGGGCGTTATCCAAGACATCCTTGGCCGGAAAAGCCTGATGAAGCGGCGCCGACGACAAGGGCAAAGCCCCGTGGTACATAA